A genomic region of Oncorhynchus mykiss isolate Arlee chromosome 16, USDA_OmykA_1.1, whole genome shotgun sequence contains the following coding sequences:
- the tuba5 gene encoding tubulin alpha 5 isoform X2: MRECISIHVGQAGVQTGNACWELFCLEHGVGPDGVLNEEDQGPNSRTDPSNTFFNTGSSGRHVPRAIFVDLEPTVVSRSANWECMRGPVLDGAWYPRDKTIGGGGDDPFYTFFNERGSG, translated from the exons AGAGAGTGTATCTCCATCCACGTGGGCCAGGCGGGAGTTCAGACTGGCAATGCATGCTGGGAACTCTTCTGCTTGGAACACGGTGTGGGGCCAGACGGGGTGCTCAATGAAGAGGACCAGGGGCCTAATTCACGGACTGACCCCTCCAACACCTTTTTTAACACAGGAAGTTCTGGCCGCCATGTTCCCAGGGCCATATTTGtggacctggagccaacagtGGTCA GCAGGAGTGCTAATTGGGAATGCATGCGGGGACCTGTGCTGGATGGAGCATGGTATCCAAGAGACAAGACCATTGGTGGTGGCGGTGATGACCCCTTTTACACTTTCTTCAATGAGCGTGGCTCAGGATAG
- the tuba5 gene encoding tubulin alpha 5 isoform X1, giving the protein MRECISIHVGQAGVQTGNACWELFCLEHGVGPDGVLNEEDQGPNSRTDPSNTFFNTGSSGRHVPRAIFVDLEPTVAGVLIGNACGDLCWMEHGIQETRPLVVAVMTPFTLSSMSVAQDSLYKGLYLWT; this is encoded by the exons AGAGAGTGTATCTCCATCCACGTGGGCCAGGCGGGAGTTCAGACTGGCAATGCATGCTGGGAACTCTTCTGCTTGGAACACGGTGTGGGGCCAGACGGGGTGCTCAATGAAGAGGACCAGGGGCCTAATTCACGGACTGACCCCTCCAACACCTTTTTTAACACAGGAAGTTCTGGCCGCCATGTTCCCAGGGCCATATTTGtggacctggagccaacagtG GCAGGAGTGCTAATTGGGAATGCATGCGGGGACCTGTGCTGGATGGAGCATGGTATCCAAGAGACAAGACCATTGGTGGTGGCGGTGATGACCCCTTTTACACTTTCTTCAATGAGCGTGGCTCAGGATAGCTTGTACAAAGGGCTGTATTTGTGGACCTAG
- the tuba5 gene encoding tubulin alpha 5 isoform X3 has product MYRQLYHPEQLISGKEDAANNYARGHYTVGKEIIDGVLERVRKMTDQCTGLQGFLIFHSFGGGTGSGFTSLLMERLSVDYGWDQLSAPDCRTWR; this is encoded by the exons ATGTACAGGCAGCTCTACCATCCTGAGCAGCTCATCTCTGGAAAGGAGGATGCAGCCAATAACTACGCCCGTGGACACTACACCGTGGGTAAGGAGATCATTGACGGGGTTCTGGAGCGTGTCCGTAAAATG ACTGACCAGTGCACAGGGCTACAAGGATTCCTCATCTTCCACAGCTTCGGAGGAGGCACTGGCTCTGGTTTCACCTCTCTGCTGATGGAGCGCCTGTCTGTTGACTACG GTTGGGATCAACTATCAGCCCCCGACTGCCGTACCTGGAGGTGA